A stretch of DNA from Aciduliprofundum sp. MAR08-339:
CTCCGAAAAAGGACTAAGAGAGAAATTCCAGTACTCTCCTCACATAACCTTCCCTGTCAAGCTGAATGCTCCTGACGTGGGCAGCATCGGTTACCCATAGTTCAATATTTTTCCCGGACTGCTCCACAAACTCCTTTATCTCCTCAACCCTAACCAGAGGATCTTTTTTCCCAGCCACTATGAGTACCTTCGCCCTGAGATCCTTCACAAACAGAAATGGATTAGTGTTTTTGAAATTCGCTCCAGATATGAGAATGGCGAAGGGCTTTACAAAGGCATACAAAGATTCGGGCAGATTGGCAAAGTACTTGAGTCCCCTAGCACCTGTTTTATCCGTGTAGATGTAGGGACTATCCGCCACAACCTTCTCCACCTGATCCAATGTGGCAGCCTTGAGAGCCAAAAATCCCCCCATGGAGTATCCCACAACATAAACGTGGCTGCATCTCTCCCTTGCATAATTTACGGCGGTGACCACATCTTCGAACTCTCTGTCCCCTATGGTGGTGTGCTTTCCCTGGCTTTCCCCATGGGCGCGAAAGTCAAAGGTGAGCACAGAATATCCACTCTTCCACAACTCTTCCATCATGGGCCTCATGTATACCTTGTCCCACCTGCTGACGCTGTAACCGTGAAGGAGGACCACGCATCTTTCACCTCCCTTTATGAACCATCCTTTCAGTTTTAGCCCATCTGAAGTTCTAAGTTCAACGTCCTCGTACACCGCGCCAAAGTCCTTGGGTGTCCAAGAGTCCCTGAACCTGGCAGGAGTGACCAATTTGTATCCAACAAAGGCAGAGAAAAGCAGGAAAATAAAAACAATAAAAATTAAAATTGAGATTATGAGCCATATCATTTCTCACAACTCCTCGGTGGCCTCTATGGCATCTTCCATTGATGGTTCGCTCTTTTCCCTGTCCAGATGCTTCATAGCCCATATTAGCGGAAGGGCTATTATGACAAATAGGGCCCCCACAGGGAACAGAACCTTGTAATTTCCTCCTGCGAGGTGCACTATGGCGCCACCAACCACACCTGCTATAAGTATGGGAAATGACTTGGTGGCCTCAAAGAATCCATAGTATCTACCGTTGAAGAACTCCTTTTCGTACCTGTTGAGAAGGTCACCAATCACGGGCCATGATGTTGCCATGAGCATACCCCAGCCGATTCCAGCGATGCCTATGGCCTCAGTTATCTCCATACTGGTGGTGACAAACCAGCCCCAGATGAAGGGTAAAAGAAACACAAGCCCGCCAATCACTATGGACTTTCTCCTTCCTATCCTGTCGTAAAGTGGTCCTCCAATAAGGGCACCCACAAGAACCGTTATGTTGAAAAGGGCCATTATTGCCGCTCCCAGAGTGAGAACCTTCTGGGTGTGGAGAATTGATTCAAGAATTCCATATAGAAATACCGCAATGAACTCAAAACTGAGCCACCACAGAATCTGGGCTGAGTAGAACTTCACAAAGTCCCTGTCGGCAAGTATGGCCCTTAAATACTCTCCAAGGCTCTCCTCCGGAGCCTCCTCCGGGTAAGCAGGTTCCTTAACGCGGAAGTATACGATCAATCCAGATACTACCAAGAAAAAGCCAACTATGGCGAAGGGAATCCAGAGGTAATGGGCCATTATCATAGCATCAATGCTGGTATCTGCATTGGGAATCTTGCTGAGGGCAAGTGAGGATATGATTGCAACCAGTCCAAAGAGGAGCAGATTTCCGCCCCACTCAAAGAAAGTTATCACACCACTTGACTTACCGCGCTGGCCACTCGGAACAACATCGGGCATAAGGGAACGGTACTGGGCCACAAAGAAGTACATGAAGAAGTAGAACACGGCAAGAAGGAGGGAGAACAGAATGAGTGGGGATGATGCGATGAATGAGAAGTACACAGCGAAAATCGAGAGCGTGGAGGCTATGGCACCCCACAAAATGAACGTTGTTCTCCTTCCCCTGCCGGAGCGGTAGGTATCGCTGTAATATCCCATAAGGATTGGTACAACTATTCCCATCAATCCCTGCAATGCCAGTATGGAACCTATAACAAAAGGATCCGTGGTATAACTCTGCAAAAGTTTGAAGGATAGCGCCTTGTTTATTGCCCAACCGGTGCTCATACTGAATCCAACGAAGGCAATAGCCAAAATCACTTTAAATGATACACCTCTTTTCTTAGGAGTCATTGTAGAGATAATTTCCTTTGTGCTTAAATATTTTGTTATTATTTGGGAAATTTTAATTAGGTTGTGTAAATTAAGAGAGATATGGCAGCGGAATCCATAGTGTATGAGGAGAAACTGGTATCCAAACTCAACGCGGTTATGTTCCTCATAATAGGTGCCTTTTTCCTGTACCTTATGTATTACTCATTCACTCAACACCTGCTGGGTTCAATAATATTGACCCTCGTTGTTCTTGCAATAATAGGATTCATAGGGGCTAATTTTTCGGTTATGAGCATAAGAATTCTGCCAGAGTACCTCATTGTATCCTTTGGAATCTTCAAAAAGATCTTTGAATGGAGATATATAGAGGATTGCCGGGAGGATGACCGACACGGAATGAGGTACGGGGGATGGGGCATAAGATACGCAAGAATAAACGGTATGCCTGTGGTAGCGTACATAGTGGAAAACAAGCCTCGGGTAGTGATAACCCTGAGGGACTCAAGATACAGGGAGTTCGTATTTTCAACCTCAAATCCGGAGAGAGTCATGACTCTGCTGAGACGGAATATTGAAAACATGGAAAAATGAGCCAACATTTTATATTGAGAATGACATTCACACCCATGCAACCCTGGGAGAGGATCAGGGGTGAGAAAAGCGATCTCCTGTCAAATAAAAAAATCGCACTCTGCATAACAGGTAGCATTGCCGCCGTTGAGACCGTAAAACTTGCAAGAGAACTCATTAGGCACGGGGCTGATGTGTACCCCTACATGACCAGAAACGCCCTCAAATTCGTTGGAGAGGATGCTTTGCTCTTCTCCACAGGGCATCATCCCATCACAGAACTCTCAGGATTGGACGAGCATCTTTACAATTTTGATGCAATTCTCGTGGCTCCGGCCACGGCAGACATAATTTCCAAGACATCCTGTGGTATATCGGATG
This window harbors:
- a CDS encoding alpha/beta hydrolase — protein: MIWLIISILIFIVFIFLLFSAFVGYKLVTPARFRDSWTPKDFGAVYEDVELRTSDGLKLKGWFIKGGERCVVLLHGYSVSRWDKVYMRPMMEELWKSGYSVLTFDFRAHGESQGKHTTIGDREFEDVVTAVNYARERCSHVYVVGYSMGGFLALKAATLDQVEKVVADSPYIYTDKTGARGLKYFANLPESLYAFVKPFAILISGANFKNTNPFLFVKDLRAKVLIVAGKKDPLVRVEEIKEFVEQSGKNIELWVTDAAHVRSIQLDREGYVRRVLEFLS
- a CDS encoding MFS transporter produces the protein MTPKKRGVSFKVILAIAFVGFSMSTGWAINKALSFKLLQSYTTDPFVIGSILALQGLMGIVVPILMGYYSDTYRSGRGRRTTFILWGAIASTLSIFAVYFSFIASSPLILFSLLLAVFYFFMYFFVAQYRSLMPDVVPSGQRGKSSGVITFFEWGGNLLLFGLVAIISSLALSKIPNADTSIDAMIMAHYLWIPFAIVGFFLVVSGLIVYFRVKEPAYPEEAPEESLGEYLRAILADRDFVKFYSAQILWWLSFEFIAVFLYGILESILHTQKVLTLGAAIMALFNITVLVGALIGGPLYDRIGRRKSIVIGGLVFLLPFIWGWFVTTSMEITEAIGIAGIGWGMLMATSWPVIGDLLNRYEKEFFNGRYYGFFEATKSFPILIAGVVGGAIVHLAGGNYKVLFPVGALFVIIALPLIWAMKHLDREKSEPSMEDAIEATEEL